One stretch of Halobaculum marinum DNA includes these proteins:
- a CDS encoding CDP-alcohol phosphatidyltransferase family protein — translation MTLDQFRPWAEKGLSPFVRAADSLGLSPDGVSVIAFACAVAAGVAFGLQSPAEAPLAYVAGSVLVFANGWLDLVDGALARAQGTDSSGGDLLDHVLDRYADIAVLVGLAAGVGRFDLGLAAVTGVLMTSYLGTQIQAVGIGREYGGLLGRADRLALVGVVGVVAAVVPGPLVAGLGAVALLLVVFAVVGHFTAIQRFWGAWSELN, via the coding sequence ATGACGCTGGACCAGTTCAGACCCTGGGCGGAGAAGGGACTGTCGCCGTTCGTGCGCGCAGCCGATTCGCTCGGCCTCTCGCCGGACGGGGTGAGTGTAATCGCGTTCGCCTGCGCCGTCGCCGCGGGGGTCGCCTTCGGCCTCCAGTCGCCGGCGGAGGCGCCGCTGGCGTACGTCGCGGGGTCGGTGCTCGTGTTCGCGAACGGCTGGCTCGACCTCGTGGACGGCGCGCTCGCGCGGGCACAGGGGACCGACTCCTCCGGCGGCGACCTGCTCGACCACGTCCTCGACCGCTACGCGGACATCGCGGTGCTGGTCGGGTTGGCCGCCGGCGTCGGGCGCTTCGACCTCGGACTCGCCGCGGTGACGGGCGTGCTGATGACCTCCTACCTCGGCACCCAGATCCAGGCGGTCGGCATCGGGCGGGAGTACGGTGGCCTGCTCGGCCGCGCGGACCGACTCGCGCTGGTCGGCGTCGTCGGCGTCGTCGCCGCGGTCGTCCCCGGCCCGCTCGTCGCGGGACTGGGTGCCGTCGCGCTCCTGTTGGTCGTGTTCGCCGTGGTCGGCCACTTCACCGCGATCCAGCGGTTCTGGGGTGCGTGGTCGGAGTTGAACTGA
- a CDS encoding adenylate kinase family protein: MSDATNDDDAPAPTGAVDRLVVTGTPGTGKTTATDVLAAERSVEVVHLNDLIREEGLYTERDEERDSLVADLDAVEANLGDWTGVVDSHLAHYLDADRVAVLRCRPDVLEKRLIERGEGEASARENRESEALDVILGEAVERFGPDRVYEIDTTDRDPDEVATELGRVLDGDREPSAGEVDFVEYL; the protein is encoded by the coding sequence GTGAGCGACGCGACCAACGACGACGACGCGCCGGCGCCGACGGGAGCCGTCGACCGCCTCGTCGTCACCGGCACGCCGGGGACGGGAAAGACGACCGCGACGGACGTGCTGGCCGCCGAGCGCAGCGTCGAAGTCGTCCACCTGAACGACCTGATCCGCGAGGAGGGCCTCTACACCGAGCGCGACGAGGAGCGCGACTCGCTCGTCGCAGATCTCGACGCCGTGGAGGCCAACCTCGGTGACTGGACCGGCGTCGTCGACTCCCACCTCGCGCACTACCTCGACGCCGACCGCGTGGCCGTCCTGCGGTGTCGCCCCGACGTGCTCGAAAAGCGGTTGATCGAACGCGGCGAAGGCGAGGCGAGCGCGCGAGAGAACCGCGAGAGCGAGGCGCTGGACGTGATCCTCGGCGAGGCAGTCGAGCGGTTCGGCCCGGATCGAGTGTACGAGATAGACACGACCGACCGCGACCCCGACGAGGTCGCGACCGAGTTGGGTCGCGTGCTCGACGGCGACCGCGAACCGTCGGCGGGCGAGGTAGACTTCGTGGAGTACCTATGA
- the hisC gene encoding histidinol-phosphate transaminase, producing MNTRDLSANAPYVPGRGVEEVARDLGLDPDELVKLSSNENPFGPSPKAVEAAQAAAEDAHVYPKAAHADLTEKLAATWDLAPAQVWVSPGADGALDYLARATLSPGDTVLVPEPGFAYYPMSARYHHGEVTTYPVEKADGFAQTADAILDAYDGERIVYVTTPHNPAGTELPREELVALLEGVDEETLVVADEAYGEYTDTPSAAGLLDEYENVAVTRTFSKAYGLAGLRIGYALVPEAWADAYARVNTPFAANAVALDAAIAALDDDDHVEKSVESARWARDYIRAELDAPTFDSAGNFVLAEVGDGSAVAERAQERGVIVRDTGSFGLPECVRISCGTEAETREAVETLNDVLVELGVEA from the coding sequence ATGAACACGCGCGACCTCTCGGCGAACGCGCCGTACGTCCCCGGCCGCGGCGTCGAGGAGGTGGCCCGCGACCTCGGGCTCGACCCCGACGAGCTAGTGAAGCTCTCCTCGAACGAGAACCCGTTCGGCCCGTCCCCGAAGGCCGTCGAGGCGGCGCAGGCCGCCGCCGAGGACGCCCACGTGTACCCGAAGGCCGCCCACGCCGACCTCACGGAGAAGCTGGCGGCGACGTGGGACCTCGCCCCCGCGCAGGTGTGGGTGAGTCCGGGCGCCGACGGCGCGCTCGACTACCTCGCGCGAGCGACGCTGTCCCCCGGCGACACCGTGTTGGTGCCCGAACCGGGGTTCGCCTACTACCCGATGAGCGCGCGCTACCACCACGGCGAGGTGACGACGTACCCCGTCGAGAAGGCCGACGGCTTCGCCCAGACAGCAGACGCGATCCTCGACGCCTACGACGGCGAACGGATCGTGTACGTCACGACGCCGCACAACCCCGCCGGCACCGAACTCCCGCGCGAGGAACTCGTCGCCCTGCTGGAGGGTGTCGACGAGGAGACCCTCGTCGTCGCCGACGAGGCGTACGGCGAGTACACCGACACGCCCTCGGCGGCGGGCCTGCTCGACGAGTACGAGAACGTCGCCGTCACGCGTACCTTCTCGAAGGCGTACGGGCTGGCGGGCCTGCGTATCGGCTACGCGCTCGTCCCCGAGGCGTGGGCCGACGCCTACGCCCGCGTCAACACGCCGTTCGCGGCCAACGCGGTCGCGCTGGACGCCGCCATCGCGGCGCTCGACGACGACGACCACGTCGAGAAGAGCGTGGAATCCGCGCGTTGGGCGCGCGACTACATCCGCGCGGAACTGGACGCCCCCACCTTCGACAGCGCGGGCAACTTCGTCCTCGCGGAGGTGGGCGACGGCTCGGCGGTCGCCGAGCGCGCACAGGAGCGAGGCGTCATCGTCCGGGACACCGGCTCGTTCGGCCTGCCAGAGTGCGTCCGCATCTCCTGCGGCACGGAGGCGGAGACGCGGGAGGCCGTCGAGACGCTGAACGACGTGCTCGTGGAACTCGGGGTCGAAGCGTGA
- the hflX gene encoding GTPase HflX produces MNVRDRLTGGRAVVAAREEDSTPDTTEIRRLAASAGYDVVGELTQRRQEDRRYNLGAGKARELAAVVADTEATAVVFDGALTPGQYTDLLEVLPPETTLVDRYRLVLEIFAAGAGSSTATTQVRLATLRYELPRVRRASEESVLNRATEKGSPVLDVERRIDDLERRLAEATDAAADRRSRRREEGFDLVALAGYTNAGKSTLLRRLADDLAVDADDDGTEDHDGTAAADVTETATVADRLFETLETTTRRATLGGRRVLLTDTVGLVTDLPHDLVRSFSATIDEIGASDIVLAVVDGSANDAQIRRRLETTVDVLAGDASGAVLPVVTKVDRLDEASRDAAVAVVAETLAAADVDVDTHDPVAVSAHDGEGVQALREAVVDALPTAEARLTVPNSSETQAFVSWLHDRGDAAVAYDAEAVTVEFAGAPSVVDEAKRRAADLRER; encoded by the coding sequence GTGAACGTACGAGACAGACTCACCGGCGGGCGAGCGGTCGTCGCCGCCCGCGAGGAGGATTCGACGCCCGACACGACGGAGATTCGGCGACTCGCCGCGAGCGCCGGCTACGACGTCGTCGGCGAACTGACCCAGCGACGCCAGGAGGACCGCCGGTACAACCTCGGGGCAGGGAAAGCACGAGAACTGGCGGCTGTCGTCGCCGACACCGAGGCGACCGCAGTCGTCTTCGACGGCGCGCTCACCCCCGGCCAGTACACGGACCTGCTGGAGGTGTTGCCCCCGGAGACGACCCTGGTGGACCGGTACCGCCTCGTCCTCGAAATCTTCGCGGCGGGCGCCGGGTCGTCAACGGCCACGACGCAGGTTCGACTCGCGACGCTTCGGTACGAACTCCCGCGCGTCCGACGCGCGAGCGAGGAGTCCGTCCTCAACCGGGCGACCGAGAAGGGCTCGCCCGTCCTCGACGTCGAACGCCGCATCGACGACTTGGAGCGTCGTCTCGCAGAGGCGACCGACGCCGCTGCCGACCGCCGAAGCCGACGCCGCGAGGAGGGGTTCGACCTCGTCGCGCTCGCGGGGTACACGAACGCGGGGAAGTCGACGCTCCTCCGTCGCTTGGCCGACGACCTCGCCGTCGACGCCGACGACGACGGTACTGAGGACCACGATGGTACGGCCGCCGCCGACGTGACCGAGACGGCGACGGTCGCGGACCGACTGTTCGAGACGCTGGAGACGACAACCCGACGGGCGACGCTCGGCGGCAGACGGGTGCTTCTCACCGACACCGTCGGCTTGGTCACAGACCTCCCCCACGACCTCGTCCGGTCGTTCTCCGCGACCATCGACGAAATCGGTGCCAGCGACATCGTCCTCGCGGTCGTCGACGGGAGCGCGAACGACGCCCAGATCCGACGCCGACTGGAGACGACGGTCGACGTGCTTGCCGGCGACGCGTCCGGGGCGGTGCTCCCCGTCGTCACCAAGGTCGACCGACTCGACGAGGCGTCACGAGACGCCGCGGTCGCCGTCGTCGCGGAGACGCTCGCCGCCGCCGACGTCGACGTCGACACACACGATCCGGTCGCGGTCAGCGCCCACGACGGCGAGGGGGTGCAGGCACTCCGCGAGGCGGTGGTCGACGCCCTCCCGACTGCCGAAGCGCGACTCACCGTCCCCAACTCGTCCGAGACACAGGCGTTCGTCTCGTGGCTCCACGACCGCGGTGATGCCGCGGTCGCGTACGACGCCGAGGCGGTCACCGTCGAGTTCGCGGGCGCGCCCAGCGTCGTCGACGAGGCGAAGCGACGCGCCGCCGACCTCCGCGAGAGGTAG
- a CDS encoding helicase HerA domain-containing protein, giving the protein MSDETITVADVSDGVGGESGLSAGTPISLPVVEILTGRGFITGKSGSGKSNTASVVIEKLLSNSFPVLIVDSDGEYYGLKEEFEILHVGADEECDIQVSAEHAGKIASLALEQNVPIILDVSGYLDEDEASELIRETARQLFAKEKKLKKPFLMLVEECHEYIPEGAGMDKTGKTLIKIGKRGRKHGLGIVGISQRPADVKKDFITQCDWLCWHRLTWDNDTKVVSRILGNEYGEAIEDMDDGEAFLMTDWAESIRRVQFRRKTTFDAGATPGLDDFERPDLKSVSGDLVSELKTITDERERTESELADLRQELDKKKQRITQLERELEEAQDMSNMADKFAQALLQKAEAPYRGGTGRTLQRGAGDAGVPSANGSAPEPQRRDEDDEFGQSVAEDQSELHDYEDPEAVAADRADTDAAPDPVATATNGAAASAVDDAGAGDGDAETAAEADATPERVADAVPPTEGVDISPARSRSGFAADTDGDATAFVDGDELRHREAVVAGFVRAVQSLEDVTQGMLAAYRATGRSTPFEAHRAANGSGDRTYAYARNKVLRRAGFVEHRSEGEYAYTLPDLVRRVYGGHADEQELVEVVAEIEAAAGLDPDLSP; this is encoded by the coding sequence ATGAGCGACGAGACCATCACCGTCGCGGACGTGAGCGACGGCGTCGGCGGCGAGTCCGGGCTCTCCGCGGGGACGCCCATCTCGCTCCCGGTGGTCGAGATCCTGACAGGTCGGGGCTTCATCACGGGCAAGTCCGGCAGCGGGAAGTCCAACACCGCCTCGGTCGTCATCGAGAAACTGCTCTCGAACAGTTTCCCCGTGCTGATCGTCGACTCCGACGGCGAGTACTACGGGCTGAAAGAGGAGTTCGAGATCCTCCACGTCGGCGCCGACGAGGAGTGTGACATCCAGGTGTCGGCGGAACACGCCGGCAAGATCGCCTCGCTCGCGCTCGAACAGAACGTCCCGATCATCCTCGACGTGTCGGGGTACCTCGACGAAGACGAGGCCTCGGAGCTGATCCGCGAGACGGCCAGACAGCTGTTCGCCAAGGAGAAGAAGCTGAAGAAGCCGTTCCTCATGCTGGTGGAGGAGTGCCACGAGTACATCCCCGAGGGCGCGGGGATGGACAAGACCGGCAAGACCCTCATCAAGATCGGCAAGCGCGGCCGGAAACACGGCCTCGGCATCGTCGGCATCTCCCAGCGACCCGCCGACGTGAAGAAGGACTTCATCACCCAGTGCGACTGGCTCTGCTGGCACCGCCTCACCTGGGACAACGACACGAAGGTCGTCTCCCGCATCCTCGGCAACGAGTACGGCGAGGCCATCGAGGACATGGACGACGGCGAGGCGTTCCTCATGACCGACTGGGCCGAGTCCATCCGCCGGGTCCAGTTCCGCCGCAAGACGACGTTCGACGCGGGCGCAACGCCCGGGCTCGACGACTTCGAGCGCCCCGACCTGAAGTCCGTCTCCGGCGACCTCGTCTCCGAGTTGAAGACGATCACCGACGAGCGCGAGCGCACGGAGTCGGAACTCGCCGACCTCCGCCAGGAGTTGGACAAGAAGAAGCAGCGCATCACCCAACTCGAACGGGAGTTGGAGGAGGCGCAGGACATGTCGAACATGGCGGACAAGTTCGCACAGGCGCTGCTCCAGAAGGCCGAGGCGCCGTACCGCGGCGGCACCGGTCGGACCCTCCAGCGCGGTGCCGGCGATGCGGGTGTCCCGTCGGCGAACGGCTCGGCCCCCGAACCGCAGCGACGCGACGAGGACGACGAGTTCGGCCAGTCGGTCGCCGAGGACCAGTCCGAACTCCACGACTACGAGGACCCCGAAGCGGTCGCCGCCGACAGAGCAGACACCGACGCGGCACCGGACCCGGTCGCGACCGCGACGAACGGCGCGGCGGCTTCGGCGGTCGACGACGCCGGCGCCGGCGACGGTGACGCCGAGACAGCGGCGGAGGCGGACGCGACGCCCGAGCGTGTGGCGGACGCGGTCCCGCCGACCGAGGGGGTCGACATCTCGCCGGCGCGCTCACGGTCGGGGTTCGCCGCCGACACCGACGGCGATGCGACGGCGTTCGTCGACGGCGACGAACTGCGCCACCGCGAGGCGGTCGTCGCGGGGTTCGTCCGTGCGGTGCAGTCGCTGGAGGACGTGACGCAGGGAATGCTCGCGGCGTACCGCGCGACGGGTCGGTCGACACCGTTCGAGGCCCACCGGGCCGCGAACGGGTCGGGCGACCGGACGTACGCGTACGCCCGGAACAAGGTCCTGCGACGCGCGGGGTTCGTCGAGCATCGCTCTGAGGGCGAGTACGCGTACACGCTCCCGGACCTGGTGCGCCGCGTGTACGGCGGCCACGCCGACGAACAGGAACTGGTCGAGGTCGTCGCCGAGATCGAAGCCGCCGCGGGACTGGACCCGGACCTGTCGCCGTGA
- a CDS encoding halocarboxylic acid dehydrogenase DehI family protein, producing MDTSQELHAADATGWRAGMYDDIRHTFRAPVVNWIWRTATANHPDLTRYLWGQVKPAFDTRAFAETTVAYRDAVLSAVDGPRYRAGDLDLAPAEARELRGQIATFDAVAPRLAVLFELVDRSMNGGDVGTAVPDYPGATAPFPDHVDADRGLDPSMVAVDAVPESAADAVAAIQSFHGFDEGSLPSVYRCLAQWPGFLTRLWEDLEPELESTAFDTAVADADAVAAAYVEGLAYQPALSREAVLAAGFEASAFEDLAGLFATFNAGPVETVIPALPLFADAVGAAGARHL from the coding sequence ATGGACACCAGTCAGGAACTCCACGCAGCGGACGCGACGGGGTGGCGCGCGGGGATGTACGACGACATCCGACACACGTTCCGCGCGCCCGTCGTCAACTGGATCTGGCGGACGGCGACCGCGAACCACCCGGATCTCACCCGCTACCTCTGGGGACAGGTGAAGCCCGCCTTCGACACGCGCGCGTTCGCCGAGACGACCGTCGCCTACCGCGACGCCGTCCTCTCTGCGGTCGACGGCCCACGGTACCGGGCGGGCGACCTGGACCTCGCGCCCGCGGAGGCGCGCGAACTCCGCGGACAGATCGCGACGTTCGACGCCGTCGCGCCGCGCCTCGCCGTCTTGTTCGAGTTGGTCGACCGCTCGATGAACGGCGGCGACGTGGGGACGGCAGTGCCGGATTACCCGGGCGCGACCGCACCGTTCCCCGACCACGTCGACGCCGACCGCGGACTCGACCCCTCGATGGTCGCCGTCGACGCCGTGCCCGAGTCCGCGGCGGACGCCGTCGCGGCCATCCAGTCGTTCCACGGGTTCGACGAGGGCTCGCTCCCGAGCGTGTATCGCTGTCTCGCGCAGTGGCCCGGCTTCCTGACCCGGCTCTGGGAGGACCTAGAGCCGGAGTTGGAGAGCACCGCCTTCGACACCGCGGTCGCCGACGCCGACGCGGTCGCGGCAGCGTACGTCGAGGGACTCGCATACCAGCCGGCGCTGTCGCGGGAGGCGGTTCTCGCGGCGGGGTTCGAGGCGTCGGCGTTCGAGGATCTAGCGGGGCTGTTCGCGACGTTCAACGCCGGTCCGGTCGAGACGGTCATCCCCGCGCTCCCGCTGTTCGCGGACGCGGTCGGCGCCGCGGGTGCCCGTCACCTGTAG
- a CDS encoding DNA polymerase Y family protein — protein MEETLPGAPTDDRGERVILHVDMDCFYASCERLKEPSLADEAVVVGMGYEPGDTIGAVATASYEARAFGVESAQPISQALERLPRMADADADDPDAPDPDEAGHYRPVDMAFYKEVAAEVKAVLHDVADTVREVSIDEAYLDVTDRTSWETVDTGDGGSEAEPPTGDARTLAEGFARHVRERIEREAGVPASVGVAPNMATAKVASDHDKPEGLTVVPPGTVADFLAPLPVSDIHGVGPVTASDLADLGVETAGDLAAADPADLEARFGSRGREFHDRANGRDDREVTPTGRPKSLSRESAGRTDDAEEQREKVRALAADVAERARSRDAMYRTIGVKVVRPPYDVNTRAESLPGPVDDPDLVEEVALDLLSEFEGETVRKLGVRVSNLSFAAEEQVTLDGYEGASARDGDDDTDASDGDDAGTGEGDSGKSKSKSDDDGDGDDAVTRRTVSGDATLDEWADEGDADATRERRTRRRRGQVDLNDFG, from the coding sequence ATGGAGGAGACGCTCCCCGGCGCGCCGACGGACGACCGCGGGGAGCGGGTGATCTTACACGTCGACATGGACTGTTTCTACGCCTCTTGCGAGCGCCTCAAAGAGCCGTCGCTCGCGGACGAGGCCGTCGTCGTGGGGATGGGGTACGAGCCGGGCGACACCATCGGCGCGGTCGCGACCGCGAGCTACGAGGCCCGCGCGTTCGGCGTCGAGTCGGCCCAGCCAATCTCGCAGGCGCTCGAACGGCTCCCCCGGATGGCCGACGCCGACGCGGACGACCCCGACGCTCCCGACCCAGACGAGGCGGGCCACTACCGACCCGTCGACATGGCGTTCTACAAGGAGGTCGCCGCGGAGGTGAAGGCCGTCCTCCACGACGTCGCCGACACGGTGCGGGAGGTGAGCATCGACGAGGCGTACCTCGACGTGACCGACCGGACCTCGTGGGAGACCGTCGACACGGGCGACGGGGGGAGTGAGGCGGAGCCGCCGACTGGCGACGCCCGCACCCTCGCGGAGGGGTTCGCCCGGCACGTCCGCGAGCGCATCGAGCGCGAGGCCGGCGTCCCCGCGAGCGTCGGCGTCGCGCCGAACATGGCGACCGCGAAGGTCGCCTCCGACCACGACAAACCCGAGGGGCTCACCGTCGTCCCGCCCGGGACGGTCGCCGACTTCCTCGCACCCTTGCCGGTGTCGGACATCCACGGCGTCGGACCGGTGACCGCGAGCGACCTCGCAGACCTGGGGGTCGAGACGGCGGGCGACCTCGCGGCGGCCGACCCTGCCGACCTCGAGGCCCGGTTCGGCTCCCGGGGGCGGGAGTTCCACGACCGGGCCAACGGTCGCGACGACCGCGAGGTGACGCCGACGGGGCGCCCGAAGTCGCTGTCGCGGGAGTCGGCGGGGCGGACCGACGACGCCGAGGAACAGCGCGAGAAGGTCCGCGCGCTCGCGGCGGACGTGGCCGAGCGGGCGCGCTCCCGGGACGCCATGTACCGGACCATCGGGGTGAAGGTCGTGCGCCCGCCGTACGACGTGAACACTCGCGCTGAGTCGCTGCCCGGCCCGGTCGACGACCCCGACCTGGTCGAGGAAGTCGCGCTCGACCTGCTGTCGGAGTTCGAAGGCGAGACGGTCCGGAAACTGGGAGTGCGCGTGTCGAACCTCTCGTTCGCCGCCGAGGAGCAGGTGACGCTCGACGGGTACGAGGGGGCGTCCGCGAGAGACGGAGACGACGACACGGACGCGTCGGACGGGGACGACGCGGGAACCGGCGAGGGTGACTCCGGCAAGAGCAAGAGCAAGAGCGACGACGACGGCGATGGCGACGACGCGGTGACCCGCCGGACGGTGTCTGGCGACGCGACGCTCGACGAGTGGGCCGACGAGGGTGACGCGGACGCGACGCGAGAGCGGCGTACTCGGCGCCGTCGTGGACAGGTCGACCTGAACGACTTCGGGTGA
- a CDS encoding DsrE family protein codes for MNTVIHLTSDDPDDWGHAVRSANMLASNEWLAHDDLTLLAHRTGARIVAPDSTHADEVRDLLDRGVTVTVGESCLDSLNVRHGTIDGVETVSSGVTELVRLQSAGYNYVKIP; via the coding sequence GTGAACACGGTCATCCACCTGACCAGCGACGATCCAGACGACTGGGGCCACGCGGTCAGATCGGCGAACATGCTGGCGAGCAACGAGTGGCTCGCACACGACGACCTGACGCTGTTGGCACACCGGACAGGCGCCCGGATCGTGGCGCCCGACTCGACGCACGCCGACGAGGTGCGCGACCTGCTCGACCGCGGCGTCACCGTGACCGTCGGCGAGTCGTGTCTGGACTCCCTGAACGTGCGACACGGGACGATAGACGGGGTCGAGACCGTCTCCAGCGGCGTCACCGAACTGGTGCGACTCCAGTCGGCGGGGTACAACTACGTGAAAATCCCGTGA
- the lrpA1 gene encoding HTH-type transcriptional regulator LrpA1: MSTSSTADRILEALEEDAQASYAEIADRAGVSKPTVRKYINQLEDDGVIVGYTAEVDPKKLSGQTIALVGIDVDSECYVEATRALKNLDSVESLYSSSGDHMFMAEVRAADGDALGEVISDEIGGVSGVTAAHPSVLQERLK, translated from the coding sequence ATGAGTACCTCCTCTACGGCCGATCGCATCCTCGAAGCGCTGGAGGAGGATGCACAAGCCTCCTACGCGGAGATCGCCGACCGCGCCGGCGTCTCCAAGCCGACCGTCCGCAAGTACATCAACCAACTGGAGGACGACGGTGTCATCGTCGGCTACACGGCGGAGGTCGACCCCAAGAAGCTCTCCGGGCAGACGATCGCACTCGTCGGCATCGACGTGGACAGCGAGTGCTACGTCGAGGCGACGCGTGCGCTGAAGAACTTAGACTCGGTGGAGTCGCTGTACTCCTCGTCGGGCGACCACATGTTCATGGCCGAGGTGCGCGCCGCCGACGGCGACGCGTTGGGTGAGGTGATCTCCGACGAAATCGGCGGCGTCTCGGGCGTCACGGCGGCGCACCCCTCCGTCCTGCAGGAGCGACTGAAGTAG
- a CDS encoding thiamine pyrophosphate-dependent enzyme, protein MSAFSAIGEEREIDRNEYTPDIEPQPTWCPGCGDFGVLKALKGALPDVGRSPEETLLVTGIGCSGKLNSYLDSYGFHTIHGRSLPVARAAKLANPGVEVIAAGGDGDGYGIGGNHFMHTARENHDMTYVVFNNEIFGLTKGQTSPTSPKGHKSKTQPHGSAKSPIRPLSLSLTSGASFVARTAAVNPNQAQRILKEAMEHDGFAHIDFLTQCPTWNKDAKQYVPYTDINESDDYDFDPTNRADAQELMRETEDKLYEGEVLTGVYYRDDERPSYQQEKQNIGEMPDEPLAERYFDDDYEWERSYDSFIDKHK, encoded by the coding sequence ATGAGCGCATTCAGTGCCATCGGTGAGGAACGAGAGATCGACCGCAACGAGTACACGCCCGACATCGAGCCCCAGCCAACGTGGTGTCCCGGCTGTGGTGACTTCGGCGTGCTGAAGGCCCTGAAGGGCGCGCTCCCCGACGTGGGGCGCAGCCCCGAGGAGACGCTCCTCGTGACGGGGATCGGCTGTTCCGGCAAGCTGAACAGCTACCTCGACAGCTACGGGTTCCACACGATCCACGGCCGCTCGCTGCCCGTCGCTCGCGCGGCGAAGCTCGCCAACCCCGGCGTCGAAGTGATCGCCGCGGGTGGTGACGGTGACGGCTACGGTATCGGCGGGAACCACTTCATGCACACCGCCCGGGAGAACCACGACATGACGTACGTCGTGTTCAACAACGAGATCTTCGGCCTCACGAAGGGCCAGACCTCGCCCACCTCCCCGAAGGGCCACAAGTCGAAGACCCAGCCCCACGGCTCGGCGAAGTCGCCGATCCGCCCGCTGTCGCTGTCGCTGACCTCGGGCGCGTCGTTCGTCGCCCGCACGGCGGCCGTCAACCCGAACCAGGCCCAGCGCATCCTCAAGGAGGCGATGGAGCACGACGGGTTCGCGCACATCGACTTCCTGACGCAGTGCCCGACGTGGAACAAGGACGCCAAGCAGTACGTCCCGTACACGGACATCAACGAGTCCGACGACTACGACTTCGACCCGACGAACCGCGCGGACGCTCAGGAGCTCATGCGCGAGACGGAGGACAAGCTGTACGAGGGCGAGGTGCTCACCGGCGTCTACTACCGCGACGACGAGCGCCCCTCCTACCAGCAGGAGAAGCAGAACATCGGCGAGATGCCCGACGAGCCGCTCGCAGAGCGGTACTTCGACGACGACTACGAGTGGGAGCGCTCGTACGACTCGTTCATCGACAAGCACAAGTGA